From one Agrobacterium fabrum str. C58 genomic stretch:
- a CDS encoding DUF917 domain-containing protein, with protein MAETRKLKYDEAALRTLTREDLDALEIGAGILGTGGGGNPYLGKLLALEAMKAGYEMKILATDAIEPDALCMSIGGIGAPVVGVERIREGREGLRCLRAMEELIRTPVDAIVCEEIGGSNSMNPLVTAALGGLPILDCDGMGRAFPEMQMTTFSIYGHSSTPSVMCDLHGNAVIFSHAVSEVWHERMARACVVAQGGGAMLATAPMQAHYVHQYGIPKTYTKAIAIGEAVIRARKQQEDPIAAVCALEGGRRIFNGKITDLKRHLRGGFAVGDLTLSGFDDCAGQTAGVAIQNEFLLFSRDGKVEVTVPDLIVLLDVDTGYPITTEVLRYGQRVAVIAIPCHDLLRSARALEVVGPAAFGYPDIPFSPLPLPVSKAA; from the coding sequence ATGGCTGAGACGCGCAAGCTGAAATATGACGAAGCGGCATTGCGGACGCTGACCCGTGAAGATCTCGACGCGCTGGAAATCGGCGCCGGCATTCTCGGCACGGGTGGCGGCGGCAATCCCTATCTCGGCAAGCTTCTAGCGCTGGAGGCCATGAAGGCCGGTTACGAGATGAAGATCCTCGCAACCGACGCCATCGAGCCGGACGCGCTCTGCATGTCCATCGGCGGCATCGGCGCACCTGTTGTCGGCGTCGAGCGCATTCGCGAAGGCCGCGAAGGCCTGCGCTGCCTGCGCGCCATGGAAGAGCTGATCCGCACGCCCGTAGACGCCATCGTCTGCGAGGAAATCGGCGGCTCCAACTCCATGAACCCACTGGTGACGGCGGCGCTGGGTGGCCTGCCTATCCTCGATTGCGACGGCATGGGCCGGGCTTTCCCGGAAATGCAGATGACGACATTCTCCATCTATGGGCATAGTTCCACGCCATCGGTGATGTGCGATCTGCACGGCAATGCTGTCATCTTCAGCCATGCCGTTTCCGAGGTCTGGCATGAACGCATGGCCCGCGCCTGCGTTGTGGCGCAGGGAGGCGGCGCGATGCTGGCGACCGCGCCGATGCAGGCGCACTACGTGCACCAGTACGGCATCCCGAAAACCTACACCAAGGCGATTGCCATCGGTGAGGCGGTGATCCGCGCCCGCAAGCAGCAGGAAGACCCGATTGCCGCGGTTTGCGCACTGGAAGGCGGACGGCGCATTTTCAACGGCAAGATCACCGATCTGAAGCGCCACCTGCGCGGCGGTTTTGCAGTCGGCGATCTCACGCTGTCCGGTTTCGACGATTGCGCCGGCCAGACGGCGGGCGTCGCCATCCAGAACGAGTTCCTGCTGTTTTCCCGTGACGGCAAGGTGGAAGTGACGGTTCCCGACCTGATCGTCCTGCTCGATGTCGACACGGGTTATCCGATCACCACCGAAGTGCTTCGCTACGGCCAGCGCGTGGCCGTTATCGCCATTCCCTGCCACGATCTGCTGCGCAGCGCCCGCGCGCTCGAAGTCGTTGGTCCGGCAGCCTTCGGCTATCCGGACATTCCTTTCTCACCGCTGCCCCTTCCGGTCAGCAAGGCTGCCTAA
- a CDS encoding ABC transporter substrate-binding protein, translated as MKMPGLSSRLAMLALGTAMALPLVPSAAFAEDKVSVAVNTMQIFSSLDPAKVTDYTGYMAIVNMYDGLTTVNAKGEIVPHLAKSWDVSQDGLTYTFHLRDDAKFQDGTAVKAADLAWSIQRLLGINKGPSNLIVGVLKPENVTAPDEATLVMKIERQFSPFMAATPLMMAMNKTLIEANAKPEDKWGEAYVGEHSAGSGPYKLVSYNRSADMVIARNADYFLGWSKGKPIDEVRFVQTSDDATVKALAEKGELGLSSHGLGNDTYESIGRMKGYKLIQTRTAGGFVIKLNTKVYPTDDVHVRRAIAYATDYKTIQEVIYPGFDMRGPLSDAFKDAHNGDIQPGVYDLEKAKEELAKSKYAGQKITLVNSYVASLAFEAEVALLLQSSLEQVGITLDIKPEPWNRIVELSSKPETTPASTQVNISPTYPSPDSMFYNQYHSKASGTWMSMEWLQNAEIDGLIDKVRATTNVNEQNATYKELQTKIADLQPDVWAVAPNRRYAANKCLQGYEFIPMQSWDLNFSNFHWDCKAE; from the coding sequence ATGAAAATGCCGGGACTTTCTTCCCGCCTTGCCATGCTTGCGCTCGGCACGGCAATGGCGCTGCCGCTTGTTCCTTCCGCTGCTTTTGCGGAAGACAAGGTGTCGGTCGCGGTCAATACCATGCAGATATTCAGTTCGCTCGACCCGGCGAAAGTGACTGACTATACCGGCTACATGGCCATTGTGAACATGTATGACGGCCTGACCACGGTGAACGCCAAGGGCGAAATCGTGCCGCATCTGGCGAAATCCTGGGATGTTTCGCAAGACGGCCTGACCTATACCTTCCACCTGCGCGACGACGCGAAATTTCAGGACGGCACGGCCGTAAAGGCTGCCGATCTTGCTTGGTCGATCCAGCGCCTGCTCGGGATCAACAAGGGCCCGTCGAACCTGATCGTCGGCGTATTGAAGCCCGAAAACGTCACCGCGCCCGACGAGGCGACGTTGGTCATGAAGATCGAGCGTCAGTTTTCGCCCTTCATGGCGGCAACGCCCTTGATGATGGCGATGAACAAGACGCTCATCGAAGCCAATGCCAAGCCCGAGGACAAGTGGGGCGAGGCCTATGTCGGCGAACATTCCGCCGGTTCCGGCCCGTACAAGCTTGTCAGCTACAACCGTTCCGCCGACATGGTCATCGCCCGCAATGCCGATTATTTTCTCGGCTGGAGCAAGGGCAAGCCGATCGACGAAGTGCGCTTCGTGCAGACCAGCGACGACGCCACCGTCAAGGCGCTGGCTGAAAAGGGTGAACTCGGCCTTTCCTCGCATGGTCTTGGCAATGACACCTATGAATCCATCGGCCGCATGAAGGGTTACAAGCTGATCCAGACCCGCACCGCCGGCGGTTTCGTCATCAAGCTCAACACCAAGGTCTATCCGACCGACGACGTTCACGTTCGCCGCGCCATTGCCTACGCGACGGACTACAAGACGATCCAAGAAGTGATCTATCCCGGCTTCGACATGCGCGGACCGCTCTCCGACGCGTTCAAGGATGCGCATAATGGCGACATCCAGCCCGGCGTCTACGATCTGGAAAAGGCCAAGGAAGAACTGGCGAAGTCGAAATATGCCGGCCAGAAGATCACGCTCGTCAACAGCTATGTCGCTTCGCTGGCCTTCGAGGCCGAAGTGGCGCTGCTTCTGCAGTCCAGCCTCGAGCAGGTCGGCATCACGCTCGATATCAAGCCGGAGCCATGGAACCGTATCGTCGAATTGTCCTCCAAGCCGGAAACGACGCCGGCATCGACGCAGGTGAACATTTCGCCAACTTATCCGTCGCCGGATTCGATGTTCTACAATCAGTATCATTCCAAGGCTTCCGGCACCTGGATGTCGATGGAATGGCTGCAGAACGCGGAAATCGACGGCCTGATCGATAAGGTTCGCGCCACGACCAATGTGAACGAGCAGAACGCCACCTACAAGGAACTGCAGACAAAGATCGCCGATCTTCAGCCTGACGTCTGGGCCGTTGCGCCGAACCGCCGTTATGCGGCGAACAAGTGCCTTCAGGGTTACGAGTTCATTCCCATGCAGAGCTGGGACCTGAACTTCTCCAATTTCCATTGGGACTGCAAGGCGGAGTGA
- a CDS encoding DUF917 domain-containing protein, protein MIREFSEDDIEPLATGAWILGTGGGGNPYISTLNLRRLYAEGRRVKVMDPMALADDDMVAVVSKMGAPLVGQERLGDPAHLARAVEVMEDYLGKPFRAIMSVEIGGSNALSSFLAAAVLDRPVVNADAMGRAYPEAQMTSFAIGNLPMFPLSLVDVRDNEVIVTRAASWKWMERISRKVCTEVGSTAATCKAPRTGKEVKEWGIHYTVTKATELGRAVMEARARHDDPVQAVLDHEGGKQLFRGKVVDVARETTGGFLRGSTTIEGIDADRGSRMELAFQNEWAVAFRDGQPVAMTPDLLCLLDTVSGGAIGTESVRYGQRVTVVALPAPELLTTPAGIDAVGPRAFGYDIDFRSVFP, encoded by the coding sequence ATGATCCGGGAATTTTCCGAAGACGATATCGAACCTCTCGCCACCGGCGCCTGGATTCTGGGAACGGGCGGTGGAGGCAATCCCTATATCTCGACGCTCAATCTGCGCCGTCTTTATGCCGAGGGCAGACGGGTGAAGGTCATGGATCCCATGGCGCTTGCCGATGATGACATGGTTGCGGTCGTCTCCAAGATGGGGGCGCCGCTCGTTGGTCAGGAGCGATTGGGGGATCCGGCGCATCTCGCCCGCGCTGTCGAGGTGATGGAGGATTATCTCGGCAAGCCGTTCCGGGCGATCATGAGCGTTGAAATCGGCGGTTCGAACGCACTGTCATCCTTCCTCGCCGCCGCCGTGCTCGACCGGCCGGTCGTGAATGCCGATGCGATGGGACGCGCCTATCCCGAAGCACAGATGACATCCTTCGCCATCGGCAACCTGCCGATGTTTCCGCTGTCGCTGGTCGATGTCCGCGACAATGAGGTGATCGTGACGCGCGCTGCATCGTGGAAATGGATGGAGCGCATCTCGCGCAAGGTCTGCACCGAAGTCGGCTCCACCGCCGCCACCTGCAAGGCGCCGCGCACCGGCAAGGAAGTGAAGGAATGGGGCATTCACTACACCGTCACCAAGGCGACGGAACTCGGGCGCGCGGTGATGGAGGCGCGTGCGCGCCATGATGATCCCGTCCAGGCGGTTCTCGATCATGAGGGCGGCAAGCAGCTGTTCCGCGGCAAGGTGGTGGATGTCGCCCGCGAGACCACGGGTGGTTTCCTGCGCGGCAGCACGACCATCGAAGGCATCGATGCCGACCGCGGTTCGCGCATGGAACTGGCCTTCCAGAACGAATGGGCGGTCGCCTTCCGCGACGGCCAGCCGGTTGCCATGACGCCCGACCTGCTTTGCCTTCTCGACACGGTTTCCGGCGGCGCCATCGGCACGGAATCGGTGCGTTACGGCCAGCGTGTGACGGTTGTCGCCCTGCCCGCGCCTGAACTTCTGACGACGCCTGCCGGCATCGACGCGGTCGGCCCGCGCGCCTTCGGTTATGACATTGATTTCAGATCGGTATTCCCATGA
- a CDS encoding hydantoinase/oxoprolinase N-terminal domain-containing protein, giving the protein MKRIGIDVGGTNTDAVLIDGDTIVASIKVPTTQDVLSGVKAALAHVAGHVGAADRPIDAVMIGTTHFTNAVVERARLERVAALRIALPTGSSLPPMCDWPKDLHDAVDPLIFMVHGGHEYDGSPLVPMIPDEIREAAMKIRDAGITSIAISATFSPLTTECEVRAAEIVRSVIPDARITLSHTLGRIGLLERENVALLNAALQTLGKTTVQAFSDALREAGVKAPFYLTQNDGTVSLADVAAANPVHSFASGPTNSMRGAAFLTGLSDAMVVDVGGTTSDIGCLVGGFPREANNIVHIGGVRTLFRMPDLLPIALGGGTIVDPETGKIGPRSVGYRILTEARVFGGETLTTSDIAVAAGLIEIGDRDRVKDLDSTFVQATLQRIRNMVADSFDQMKTSAEDVPLVAVGGGAFLIPETVPGASDVLRVENAGVANALGAAMAQVSGEVDQVFSGLSRDEALAKAETEAQNAAVASGAERTSLKTLEVEDIPIAYLPGGARRVRVRVIGDIAFH; this is encoded by the coding sequence ATGAAACGCATCGGTATTGACGTTGGCGGCACCAATACGGATGCCGTTTTGATCGATGGAGACACGATTGTTGCCTCCATCAAGGTTCCGACGACGCAGGATGTTCTGTCCGGCGTAAAGGCGGCCCTCGCTCATGTGGCGGGCCATGTCGGCGCGGCGGACCGGCCAATTGATGCGGTGATGATCGGCACCACCCATTTCACCAATGCAGTGGTGGAGCGCGCCCGGCTAGAGCGGGTTGCGGCGCTCCGTATTGCGCTGCCGACAGGTTCTTCGCTGCCGCCGATGTGCGACTGGCCGAAGGATCTGCACGACGCCGTCGATCCTCTGATCTTCATGGTGCATGGCGGCCACGAATATGACGGCAGTCCGCTGGTGCCGATGATCCCGGATGAAATCCGCGAGGCGGCGATGAAAATTCGCGATGCGGGCATCACCTCCATCGCCATTTCCGCGACCTTTTCGCCGCTGACCACGGAGTGCGAAGTACGGGCGGCTGAAATCGTCCGCTCTGTGATCCCCGATGCACGCATCACGCTTTCCCATACGCTTGGGCGTATCGGGCTTCTGGAGCGTGAGAATGTCGCCCTCCTGAATGCTGCCTTGCAGACGCTTGGCAAGACGACAGTGCAGGCATTTTCGGATGCGCTGCGCGAAGCGGGCGTGAAAGCACCGTTCTATCTGACCCAGAATGACGGCACCGTGTCGCTCGCGGATGTCGCTGCGGCCAATCCCGTGCACAGCTTCGCTTCCGGCCCGACCAATTCGATGCGCGGTGCTGCCTTCCTCACCGGTCTTTCCGATGCGATGGTGGTGGATGTCGGCGGCACCACCTCCGATATCGGCTGCCTTGTCGGCGGATTTCCGCGAGAGGCGAACAATATCGTCCATATTGGCGGGGTGCGCACGCTCTTCCGTATGCCCGATCTTCTGCCGATTGCGCTCGGCGGCGGCACCATCGTCGACCCTGAGACGGGCAAGATCGGCCCGCGCTCGGTCGGTTACCGCATCCTGACGGAAGCCCGCGTTTTCGGCGGCGAGACACTGACGACATCGGATATCGCCGTTGCCGCAGGCCTGATCGAAATAGGCGACCGCGACCGTGTGAAAGACCTTGATTCAACTTTCGTGCAGGCAACACTTCAACGCATCCGTAACATGGTGGCCGACAGCTTCGACCAGATGAAGACATCAGCCGAAGATGTGCCGCTGGTTGCCGTCGGCGGCGGGGCATTCCTGATCCCCGAGACGGTTCCGGGCGCGTCGGACGTACTGCGTGTTGAAAATGCCGGCGTTGCCAATGCGCTGGGCGCGGCGATGGCGCAGGTTTCCGGCGAGGTCGACCAGGTTTTCTCGGGCCTGAGCCGTGATGAAGCCCTTGCGAAAGCCGAGACCGAAGCGCAGAACGCAGCGGTTGCTTCAGGCGCGGAGCGGACAAGCCTCAAGACGCTTGAGGTGGAGGATATTCCGATCGCCTATCTACCCGGCGGGGCGCGGCGGGTTCGCGTGCGGGTCATCGGCGATATCGCCTTTCATTGA
- a CDS encoding isoaspartyl peptidase/L-asparaginase family protein — translation MTKIALAIHGGCGVMPEDSMTAAEWAAAREDLAAALRAGYGVLKAGGTALEAVEAAVVVMEDSPHFNAGHGAALNENGIHELDASIMDGATLSAGAISASRAIRNPVKAARALMVDERAVYLTGEAADRFATEKGLATEPQSYFTTQKRLEALAAMKRHAATGTEATENEKHGTVGAVALDAAGHLAAATSTGGYTNKPDGRVGDSPVIGAGTYARDGACAVSGTGKGEFFIRYVVGHEIASRVAYLGQDLETAAGNLVHRDLAPYDIGAGLVAIDAKGGITAPYNTPGMFRGWVTASGEAFVATHAEAYAVKL, via the coding sequence ATGACGAAGATCGCACTGGCCATTCACGGTGGTTGCGGCGTGATGCCGGAAGACAGCATGACGGCGGCGGAATGGGCCGCGGCCCGTGAAGATCTGGCAGCAGCGCTGCGGGCCGGTTATGGCGTGCTGAAGGCGGGCGGAACAGCGCTCGAGGCCGTTGAGGCAGCGGTCGTCGTCATGGAGGACAGCCCGCACTTCAATGCGGGACACGGGGCGGCGCTGAACGAAAACGGCATTCACGAACTCGATGCCTCGATCATGGACGGGGCCACGCTTTCGGCAGGCGCGATCAGCGCATCCCGCGCCATTCGCAATCCTGTGAAGGCGGCCCGCGCACTGATGGTGGATGAACGGGCGGTCTATCTCACAGGAGAGGCTGCGGATCGCTTTGCCACGGAGAAGGGTCTCGCCACCGAACCTCAGTCCTATTTCACCACGCAAAAACGCCTCGAGGCACTGGCAGCGATGAAGCGCCATGCAGCCACAGGCACGGAAGCGACGGAAAACGAAAAGCACGGAACCGTCGGCGCGGTGGCGCTCGATGCGGCGGGGCACCTTGCTGCGGCCACCTCAACCGGCGGCTATACCAACAAGCCGGATGGCCGGGTGGGCGACAGCCCCGTGATCGGCGCCGGCACCTATGCGCGCGACGGCGCCTGCGCGGTCTCCGGCACCGGCAAGGGTGAGTTTTTCATCCGTTATGTCGTCGGCCACGAGATCGCGTCACGCGTCGCCTATCTCGGACAGGATCTGGAAACCGCCGCCGGCAATCTCGTGCACAGGGACCTGGCTCCCTATGATATCGGTGCCGGTCTGGTCGCCATTGATGCGAAGGGCGGCATTACCGCTCCGTACAATACACCAGGCATGTTCCGCGGCTGGGTTACGGCGTCTGGAGAGGCGTTTGTGGCCACTCACGCTGAAGCTTACGCCGTCAAATTATAA
- a CDS encoding cupin domain-containing protein encodes MTMPIFNISDDVDLVPAMPAEGRDGGSYRRQIWQDDVENGTIVAVWMAEPGIYNYAGRDLEETFVVVEGEALYSQADADPVKIGPGSIVSIAKGVPSRLEILSSFRKLATVIPKP; translated from the coding sequence ATGACAATGCCGATTTTCAATATTTCCGATGACGTGGATCTTGTGCCGGCAATGCCGGCGGAGGGCCGCGACGGCGGCTCGTATCGCCGTCAGATATGGCAGGACGACGTCGAAAACGGCACCATCGTTGCCGTCTGGATGGCCGAGCCCGGCATCTATAATTACGCTGGTCGCGATCTCGAGGAAACCTTTGTCGTCGTAGAGGGCGAGGCGCTCTATTCGCAGGCTGACGCCGATCCGGTGAAGATCGGTCCGGGCTCAATCGTCAGCATCGCCAAGGGTGTTCCAAGCCGTCTCGAAATCCTCTCTTCATTCCGCAAGCTTGCCACCGTCATTCCAAAGCCTTGA
- a CDS encoding NAD(P)/FAD-dependent oxidoreductase, giving the protein MASFSPFDVTLWYSTAAPAPLTEPLSGRIQADVCIVGAGYTGLTTALELAKAGVDVVLLERQEIGFGGSGRNAGHCTPTFTHYSLPELRKMLGETWAERLIERQTRANDRVSHMIRDYRINCEWVQNGYVMGAPHKGAIEEIRRKVETYNAVGAKTRLLGRDEVAAITGSPRFHGGWLHEEAGHLNPLAYARGLGGAVIQERGRIFTGSSVTGCERNATGGWKVRTEHGEVIASKVIFTTGAYTVGGWPKLDQTFKIQRVFVAATQILSEETRRTVLPRNTTIHDGRGDIYVYKYNAEGRIVASMFPMGRRGRDIVYTRQVMSDRLKWLHPQISADIRWDYFWFGELDMQYRTVPRLYDLSPGVVALTGLSGRGVPTGSMLGSILSEWALGKPENELALKVEPLKSAPFYMSFAPAMTLRYYRMRDNIATRLAGMELPPHA; this is encoded by the coding sequence ATGGCTTCTTTCTCACCTTTCGATGTGACGCTGTGGTATTCAACAGCCGCTCCCGCGCCACTGACGGAACCGCTATCCGGTCGCATCCAGGCCGACGTCTGTATCGTCGGTGCAGGTTACACTGGTCTAACGACCGCGCTTGAACTGGCAAAAGCCGGGGTCGACGTCGTTCTTCTGGAGCGGCAGGAGATCGGGTTTGGCGGTTCCGGCCGAAATGCCGGGCATTGTACCCCCACTTTCACTCATTATAGCCTGCCCGAGCTGCGAAAGATGCTGGGCGAAACCTGGGCCGAGCGGCTTATCGAACGGCAAACACGGGCGAATGATCGGGTGTCGCACATGATCCGCGACTACCGGATCAACTGCGAATGGGTGCAGAACGGTTATGTCATGGGCGCTCCGCACAAGGGCGCGATTGAGGAAATCAGGCGTAAGGTAGAGACCTACAATGCTGTCGGTGCGAAAACCCGGCTGCTCGGCCGAGATGAGGTGGCTGCCATCACGGGGAGCCCCCGCTTCCATGGCGGGTGGCTGCACGAGGAGGCGGGCCACCTCAATCCGCTCGCTTATGCCAGAGGGCTTGGCGGCGCGGTTATTCAGGAGCGCGGAAGAATATTCACGGGCTCGAGCGTAACCGGCTGCGAGCGCAATGCGACCGGCGGCTGGAAGGTGAGGACAGAGCACGGCGAGGTCATCGCATCCAAGGTGATCTTCACCACTGGAGCCTACACTGTCGGCGGATGGCCCAAGCTCGATCAGACCTTTAAGATTCAGCGCGTTTTCGTTGCCGCGACGCAAATATTGTCAGAGGAGACACGTCGGACTGTCCTGCCGCGAAACACCACGATCCACGACGGCCGGGGTGACATCTATGTCTATAAATACAATGCCGAAGGCCGCATTGTAGCATCGATGTTTCCCATGGGACGCCGCGGGCGGGACATCGTCTATACGCGACAGGTCATGAGCGATCGCCTGAAATGGCTGCACCCTCAGATTTCTGCGGATATTCGCTGGGACTATTTCTGGTTCGGCGAACTGGATATGCAATATCGCACCGTTCCGCGTCTTTATGATCTGTCGCCGGGTGTCGTCGCCCTGACCGGTTTATCTGGTCGTGGCGTGCCGACCGGCTCCATGCTTGGTTCCATTCTTTCGGAATGGGCGCTCGGAAAGCCGGAGAACGAACTGGCCTTGAAAGTTGAGCCGCTGAAGTCCGCACCATTCTACATGAGTTTCGCGCCAGCCATGACGCTAAGATATTACCGCATGCGCGACAACATCGCCACGAGGCTCGCGGGCATGGAACTACCGCCCCATGCGTGA
- a CDS encoding ABC transporter permease has protein sequence MSAATLQQSQDAPRFHWWQNRTLRRFARHKLAVLGVIMIMIMIFACVVGPYLLPYDELFIDLRARFAPPLTGYHIFGTDPLGRDIAARLFNAGRISLLVGFFAMVLSTLIGTVIGVVAGYYGGRIGAILMRFVDAFLSFPSIFLLLALAAFVKPSPFMITLIIAVTSWMEIARLVEAEVRSLRERDFVMAARMLGLPNGWIMFRELLPNAIGPIIVAATLTVARAILLEAYISFLGYGIQPPLPSWGNMLNGAQQYLDKAPWLAIIPGVAITLAVTSFNFIGDGLRDALDARTDLN, from the coding sequence ATGTCCGCTGCAACACTCCAACAATCGCAGGACGCGCCACGGTTTCACTGGTGGCAGAACCGCACGCTTCGTCGTTTTGCCCGCCACAAGCTGGCTGTACTTGGCGTCATCATGATTATGATCATGATTTTTGCCTGCGTCGTGGGGCCATATCTCTTGCCTTACGACGAATTGTTCATCGATTTGCGTGCACGCTTCGCGCCGCCACTGACCGGCTATCATATATTCGGTACAGATCCACTCGGACGTGACATTGCTGCGCGACTGTTCAATGCAGGTCGCATCTCACTGCTTGTCGGCTTTTTCGCCATGGTGCTGTCTACCTTGATCGGGACAGTCATCGGTGTTGTGGCCGGGTATTACGGTGGACGTATCGGGGCAATCCTGATGCGCTTTGTCGATGCATTTCTTTCTTTTCCGAGCATTTTCCTGCTTCTGGCACTGGCCGCTTTTGTCAAGCCAAGTCCGTTCATGATCACGCTCATCATCGCCGTCACGAGCTGGATGGAAATTGCGCGTCTGGTCGAGGCGGAGGTTCGGTCACTTCGTGAACGTGATTTCGTCATGGCGGCTCGTATGCTCGGCTTGCCCAATGGCTGGATCATGTTCCGCGAATTGCTCCCGAATGCCATCGGGCCGATCATCGTCGCTGCCACCTTGACGGTTGCGCGGGCCATTCTTCTCGAAGCCTATATCAGTTTCCTTGGTTACGGCATTCAGCCGCCGCTGCCGAGCTGGGGCAATATGTTGAACGGCGCCCAGCAATATCTCGACAAGGCTCCGTGGCTCGCGATCATACCCGGTGTCGCCATCACGCTGGCCGTCACCAGCTTCAACTTCATTGGCGACGGGCTTCGCGATGCGCTCGATGCCCGCACCGATCTGAATTGA
- a CDS encoding ABC transporter permease produces MLTFLLHRIWQSLVLLLLVSIIGFAILNLAPGGPLSQFALTPGMTREALDRIAHQMGLDRPLPIQYLDWAWRLLQGDWGKSYRDQRPVLDIISGHLFATLLLMVSSTVVSVLVGTWIGIKGAIKRYTLFDYTATVGAMIALSIPTFWFGLVAIYVFALRLKWLPAGNMYTIGDQSLYDYAIHLIMPSLVLALVNIAVWSRYMRTATLDVINQDFVRTARAKGLTPRRVLMKHVVGNALLPMITLAGLQLPTILGGALVTETVFTWPGMGRLFLDSLGYHDYPVVMGLLMFSAILVLFGSLLADLLVALVDPRIRLG; encoded by the coding sequence ATGCTGACCTTTCTTCTGCACCGCATATGGCAGAGCCTCGTGCTTTTGCTGCTTGTCTCCATTATCGGTTTTGCGATCCTCAATCTCGCGCCGGGCGGGCCTCTCTCGCAATTTGCCCTCACTCCGGGCATGACGCGGGAAGCGCTTGACCGTATCGCCCACCAGATGGGCCTCGATCGGCCGTTGCCGATCCAATATCTCGATTGGGCCTGGCGATTGTTGCAGGGCGACTGGGGTAAATCCTATCGCGACCAGCGTCCGGTTCTCGACATCATTTCCGGACATCTGTTTGCGACATTGCTTCTGATGGTTTCATCGACAGTCGTATCGGTCCTCGTTGGCACGTGGATCGGGATTAAGGGGGCCATCAAGCGCTACACGCTGTTCGATTACACCGCGACAGTCGGTGCGATGATTGCGCTCTCCATTCCAACTTTCTGGTTCGGCCTGGTTGCGATTTATGTTTTTGCGCTACGGCTGAAATGGCTACCGGCGGGCAATATGTATACGATCGGTGATCAATCCCTCTATGATTATGCGATCCACCTGATCATGCCGAGCCTCGTGCTCGCCCTCGTGAATATTGCCGTCTGGAGCCGCTACATGCGGACGGCCACGCTTGACGTCATCAATCAGGATTTCGTCCGCACCGCCCGTGCCAAGGGGCTGACCCCGCGCAGGGTGTTGATGAAACACGTCGTTGGTAACGCACTTCTGCCGATGATCACCCTTGCCGGCCTGCAGCTTCCGACGATCCTCGGTGGCGCCCTGGTAACGGAGACCGTCTTCACCTGGCCAGGTATGGGGCGTTTGTTCCTCGATAGCCTTGGTTATCACGACTATCCCGTCGTGATGGGGCTCCTGATGTTTTCCGCGATCCTCGTGCTGTTCGGCAGTTTGCTTGCCGACCTGCTGGTCGCCCTGGTCGATCCGCGCATCAGGCTCGGATGA